From Mediterraneibacter butyricigenes, a single genomic window includes:
- a CDS encoding phosphoribosylanthranilate isomerase, which yields MDCKIKICGLTEEREIACVNRWKPDYIGFMFFPKSKRYISFERARELAEQLSPEIKKVGVFVNADLREMTEASKILDLIQLHGQESEETIEILKEKTHLPIIRAVSMTEEKDPFRFNHSGADYLLLDSGKGGTGELFDHRKIKGFEKPFFLAGGLTPENARGAAENVRPYGIDLSSGLETNGKKDEKKIEELIRRIRK from the coding sequence ATGGATTGCAAGATTAAGATCTGCGGACTGACTGAGGAACGGGAAATAGCCTGTGTGAATCGGTGGAAGCCGGATTATATAGGATTTATGTTCTTTCCGAAAAGTAAACGTTATATTTCATTTGAAAGAGCGAGAGAACTGGCAGAGCAGCTTTCGCCGGAGATTAAAAAAGTCGGAGTTTTTGTGAATGCAGATCTGAGGGAGATGACAGAAGCTTCGAAGATCCTGGACCTGATCCAGCTTCACGGACAGGAGTCGGAAGAAACCATAGAAATTCTGAAAGAGAAAACACATCTTCCGATCATCCGGGCGGTTTCTATGACGGAAGAGAAAGATCCGTTCCGATTCAATCATTCCGGGGCAGATTATCTGCTCTTAGACAGCGGAAAAGGCGGAACGGGAGAACTGTTCGACCACAGGAAAATCAAAGGCTTTGAAAAACCTTTCTTTCTGGCGGGCGGTCTGACTCCGGAAAACGCACGGGGTGCGGCAGAGAATGTCCGGCCTTATGGAATTGATTTGAGTAGCGGGCTTGAGACCAACGGGAAGAAAGATGAGAAAAAGATAGAAGAATTAATCAGGAGGATAAGAAAATGA